A region of the Planctomycetaceae bacterium genome:
CGGCTGCGGGTCAAGGATATTGATTTCGATCGGCGGCAGATTGTCGTGCGTGACGGCAAGGGAGAGAAAGATCGTATGGTGCCGCTGCCCCGGAAGGCAGAAAACGGTCTGAGGCGGCAGATCGAAAGTGCCCGCGTTCAGCACCAGGACGATTTGAATATCGGAGCCGGCTGGGTTTGGATGCCGCATGCTCTGAGCGAAAAGTACCCCAACGCCGGACGGGAATTTGGATGGCAGTATATCTTTTCGGGAAGGAACCTGCGCCGCGACCCCAGAAAGGATGATGCCTCCGTCGGGATGCAAAAGGGCCTGGGACGGCACCATATTCACGAAAGCACGGTGCAGAAGTGCGTCAAGAGAGCGATGGACAGGGCTCAGGTCACAAAGCACGCCAGTTGCCATTCGTTCCGGCATTCCTTTGCAACTCACCTGCTGGAATCCGGGAGTGATATCCGGACGATCCAGGAACTGCTGGGCCATGCGGATGTCAGTACCACGATGATTTACACTCACGTCTGCACACTCGGAGCCACCGGCGTGCGCAGCCCTCTGGACGTCATCGGGTGACGCCGGGGCGAGCCCGGTGGAGAGCTTTTTGGTCGGCGGTCTGGAGGGCTGTAGCTGGCCAGTTGGCGTCCCACCGGGGCAAGCCCGGTGGAAACGGGGGCGAGTGCGGTGGAAACGGGACGTGCGGTGACGGTGAGTCACCGGCATCGCCAATGCCGTGAGGCGATTGACGGAGATCTCTGGCCAGCCTGTGGCACAGAATGGAACGCGGCGCCAGTGCCACCCAGCCGAAGAAATGCGGCGTAACCGGATGAACGGAGTGCTTCACGGCACTGCGTTGCATGCGACGAACGGAGGTATTTTCCGCCGTCACGCGATGAGCCGCAGTGCTCGGCAGGTTTCCTGATAGGCGGATTCCAGATCCAGTGACACGGCAAGCTGGTCGCTGAGCCACAGCGGCAGAACTGGAAGCGGTTGTCCGACGATCATGGGATACGCCCACGTTTCGAAGCGTGATCGTTCACCCAGATTTCTGCTGCGGCACGTCACGGCATAAGTGGCCGGCGACTTTGCATTGAACGCCGGATCCTCCTGTCCGAAGATGTCCAGAAGTTCGCAGTACAGATTGAAGTGCATCGTCGTCACCAGATCGACGATGCTGACGCAGACTTTTTTTTGCAGAAGCGCGGCGCACTTGGCCACGAACGCCCTGCGAGTTTCCGGCCGATCCTGATTTCCCGGGCTGGCGATTTCGACGGCTGCCACCAGATCGCGGTCTCGATCGTCGTCAAGGATCAGAACTTCGTATTCGTACAGTTCCGTGGGATCCACTTCCACGGCCAGCGTCGGTTCAGGTGGCGCCCAGGCGGCTGCCGACGTCGAGACTGTTCCGAATTCACCCGCCTCGGCGACTTCACCGCCGCGACGATTCGGCTCAAAGGTACAGACATCGATTTCGAAAGCGGTTCCGAGATGCACACGCGGCTCGGCGTGATACCGGTGTGGAAGCAGATCGTTCAGTTGCTGAACGATCAGCGCTGGCCACATCCCGTGGAACCCCTCCCACGATCCTCGTTGTGAAAGTGGCGGACGAAAATGATCAAGCAGCGGCATAGCGACGAGACTCCCGCTGCGATTCTATGCGGACCGTGATGCGGTTGAAAGAAGGGAGCGGATTTACACGGCGGCAATCGCCGGTCAGAAATCTGCGAACGGGTTCTTCCACAGGATTGCTGTACCGTCTTCTCCGGCGGTCAGGATGGTTCGGCCGTCGGCGACATCGACAGCCGTCACCGGCGCGGCGTGTGCTGTTCGGCGGTCGGGTGCGATCAGTTCGAACACGGGATACGCGGGTACGGAACCTTCCTTGCGGTCCGGCTGCCAGTTCCAGATCACCGCGGCTCCGTCGTGTTCGCCGGTGACCAGATACGGCGATTCCGGCACAAACGCCAGTTTTCGAAGGCCGCCGGATGTCTGTCGTCGCAGCGTGCCGTGCAAGTGCAGTGGATCGTCGTCGTCCGGCGACCAATTCCAGACCCAGCCGATGCCTTCGCTGGTGTCGGTGGTTCGCCCGCCGATGGCAATCCGGCGACCGTCGGGGCTGAAGCAGCCGCACAGCAGCACGCACGATTCACGATCCTGCGGCTGTGGCAGAGGAATCTTCACGGCGTCGTCGTCCGGCCGCTTCGTCGAATACAGATATGCGGCGGCATGTTCGGACACTGCCAGCAGCCAGCGACCGTCGGGCGACCATGCCACCTGCGAAACGGGCGAACCGCCGGTGTCGATGTTTCGCAGATGTTTTGCGCGATCGCTGTCGGGTGAGATTTCCCAGACGGAAACCGAACCGTCAGCGGCCGATGAAGCGAACTGCCGCGAACCGGAAACCGGATTGACGGCGATGCTGGTGATGATGCCGTGGTGAGGCGAGCTGATCTTGAACCGGGTGCGTTCCCGCGTGCTGCCGGCATCCTTCGTCGAGAAAGCTCGCACCGACTGATCACCGGTCAGCAGCAGACACTCGTCACCGTCGTCCATCAGGGCCACGGCGGAAACCGCGAACATCGGACGAAAGTCGGCGATGTGTGACCGGTCCCGCAGATTCCACAGATGAGCCGCCACTCCATCCAGCGTCACAATGCGTGCCGCCGTTTCCGACGGCGACGACGGAGCAAACACGGCGTCGGAAATCTCGTGCCGCGGTGCGTCAAACACCGATTCAATTTGCCAGGCAGCCGTGTCCAGGATCTGCAGCCTGCCGCCCGCGACCAGCACCGTTTTTGAACCGTCCGCCGACCAGTCGATGGAAGTGACGTTCGTGCGACCGCCTTCCGTCACGGTGGCCGCACGGATCGACCGCAGCGGCTTCGTGGAACGGACGCTCCACAACCGAACATCCGATTGCGTGGTTCCCGTCTTCTGATTTGTCTCAACGGTCAGCGTCAGAAACCGCGTCAGGTCAGGAGCGAACGCGACTCGATTAACCGGGAACTTCCCGTGATCGAATGTCAGCACGGTCGTCAGTTCTGCGGGCGGCGGGGCTGTTGCGGGATCGCGGAGTTTCGTTGCGGCTGAGGTCGATGATGGCTGTGCTGCCGGAGTGACGTCGCAGATTTGAAGTTTCCCGTCGAGCCCCGCCGTGAACAGTCGATCGTCGGTCAGCCACTGCAGATGTGTCACGAAGGTGTCTTTGCCGTGCAGTTGCGCGGACGCTCTGAGTTCGCCCGTGTCGAGCTGCCAGACGGCTACCAGCCCATCGGCGGCTCCCGTGGCGGCGAGTCTTCCGGACGGAGCCACGGCAATCGCGGTCACGTCGCGCTTGTGCGTGCCGGTCAGCCGAAGCAGCGGTTTCGGTAACGGGCAGTTCAACAGGTCGTCCAGCTTCCAGACGTCGCACGTTCCGGCATCGTTGTCGCTGGTGTCGCGGTCATCAGGATCGCCGCGGGGATCTTTTGCCGACGACGTCAGCAGCAGACGTCCGTCGGGTGACGAACCAACCGCGTTGACCAGATCGAGCCCCGTCATTCGCAGGCGCTGAGTTCCCGCCATTGTTTGCCGGTCGTCGGTGTTCCACAGACACAGTGTTCCGTCGTAGCCGGTCGTGACAAGAATCTGCCCGTCGGGAGGCACAAACATCGCTCGACGAATGTAGTAGTCGTGTCCTTCGTCGATCAGTTCCCGCTGAGTTCGGATGGTCGCTGCGACGGCACGTCCCGCGTTGTCTCGACTGCCGGTGTTCTTGTGCCAGATGACAGCGGTCCCGTCGGAGGCTCCGGTCACGACGTACCGACCATCGCGGCTCAGACACGCCGACGCGATCGCTCCCTGTTGAATTCGATGACCGGAATTGAAAACAACGGCGTCGTCGGCCAATGCGTCGGCCGCTTCGTCATTCGCCGATGTCAGACGGTAGTGCGGCCGGTTCACACCTGCGGGCCGCGTCAGCGAAACGTCGAAATGCGATTCCACGCGTTTCCGGTCAGCGTCGTACGTCGCCAGGTTCCAGAATCGGCAATATCGATCAGCGCTGGCGGAACACAGATATTGCCCGCCGGAATCCAGGAACCTGACCGCGGTCACCGCGGCGCCGTGACCTTCCAGCCGCTTCACGAATTCCAGACGCGGAGAATCGGTGGAGACGTCGCCGGCGAGTGTCCAGATTCCGATCGTGCGGTCATCGGAGGCCGTCGCAACAACGCGACCGTCGGCGGAAAAAGCGATGTCGCTGATCGGACGCGTGTGGTGGTCGTGTTGCCACGTGAAAGATGACGAACCGGCCAGTTCGGTCACGTGTTGAAACGGAAACGTTCCGCGCACGTCGTTCGGTGAATCGGTGTCACTTGTTCGGCGTCGAGGAAGGACCAGCAGACGTCCGTCGTTGCGATTGCTGAGAAACAGCAACCGGCCATCCGGCGACGCGGCGACTCGGTAAACAGCAAACCCGGATTCTCTCGGGATGCGAAGCTGGCCCAGACGCACCGGGCGTGCGCTGGGATCGGCCCGGTCGGGAAGCCGGAACGCCAGCACGTCCGCCGACTGAGCTCCGCGTGAACCCGCGGCGATCAGCAGGCCGGAATCCGGCACCAGCGTCAGGTCGTCCACCGGCGATCGTCCCCGAATGGTCCACACCGGTTCGCGTGAATCCGCGGCCCACGCCGTCATCGTGCCGGCGCTCGTCGACGCGATCACAATGCCGTTTGAGACTTCGAGGTCTGTGAATTGCTCGTCCGGACTTTCGATCGGATACGCAGCGCCTCGATCGATTTCACGAATCAGCAGCGTTCGTCCCGCAAGAACGAAGAGCCGGCTTCCGTTGTCGCTGAACTGCATTGAAGCGGAATCCGCGGGCAGACGAAGCTCGACGTCAGGCGCTTCCGCACCAGCCGTTCGCTCGGGCGTGACGTTGCGGAGAGAAACCTGCCCGGCGGCATCAGACCAGGCAATTCGGTCGCCACCGGGACTGACCGCAAGACTCAGCAGCGGCGCGTTGTTTTCGACGGCCCGCTGCCGCAGATCCTGCCGCAGGGTTTCCAGTTCCCGAATGCGTTCGTTTTCGTTGTCCGGCAGTTCCCGAAGATCACCGTCGCGCAGTTCGTGCAGCAGTTGTTCCGTTTCGGTCAGAGCCTGCGGATAGTCGCCATTTCGGACGGCGGAATGAATGCCGCTGTTTCGCAGTTCGAACAGAGCATTCAGTTTCTGCAGCTCCAGGCTGGCGTTGTCCTGACCGAGCTGCGTGTTGTCCTTTGCAAGCTGCGTGTTGTCCTGCGTCAAATCTGCGTTCTGACGTTCCAGCGTTGACTTATCAGCGATCAGGCGTGAGTTGTCCGACTGCAATGTTGCGTTGTCGGCATGCAGCGCTGAAACGTCTGCCTGCAACTGTGTCTTTGTCGCGACCAGTGATTCATTGGCCTTCGTTAGTTGCTGGTTGCTGGTCTTCAGTTCCGAATTCGCGCCGGACAGTTGCTCGTTGTTGGACTCCAGTTCCTTCTTTTTCGCTGTCAGGGTGTCGACGTTTTCATTCAGGCCGACGATCTTCCTGGCCTGATACGACGAGAACCCGACCGCAATCACGACGGCGATGGACGCGAGCAGAGCGGTCCACTTGATGCCGGACCGGACGCGTCGAGCGGTCTTCATGGAGCGGCGCAGGTCCTGAAATTCTTCGCTGTCGTGCTTTGCAGCGATCTGCAGGCCCAGATCGTAGTCACCGTTGGATTGAGCGAGTTCGGCGTATTGCAATCGAGCGGCGCGGAGGCCTTCGACGGCGGCCGCGTTTTCCGGCCATTCACGGTTCGCTTCGACATACAAAGCGGACGCTTCCTGGAACACTTCGTACGTCACCGGCCGGTTGGGGTTGGACGTGCCGGCGATCAGTTCATCGGCGCGCATCGTCAGCCGGCGGCTTTCTTCGTGCTGCAGTGACTGTCGAACGGCCTGCTGGAATTCCTGAACCGACGCGAACCGGCGCTTCGGTTCGGTGTGCATTGCTCGCAGCGCGATGTCGATCAGTTCGCTTTTTCGGAAGTCGGCCGAATGGTGTTGGGGCGAACGACATCATCGATCAGTTTCCGCATCACGCTGCGATTTGCGTTTTCGGGAGGGTCCGGGAATTCGTGCGGAGGTTCACCGGTGATGATTTCGAACAGGATGGCTCCCAGCAGATAGATGTCGCTCCACGTGCCGATGGCTTCCGCCGGACCGGTCCACAGTTCGGGAGCCATATAGGCGGGAGTTCCGGCGCCGATGGCCGCCGCCGGCGACTGAAACTGCCGCTGCTGCACATCCGCCGCGGGCATCGCCAGCCCCCAGTCCAGCACCACGACTTCGCCGAAGTCACCCAGCATGACGTTTTCGGGTTTCAGGTCGCGATTGACGACTCCGTGGTGATGAGCGTACGCGACGGCGTCGGCAACCTTCAGCAGCACATCCAGATTCGCCGGCAGCGGCATCACAGCCATGCGTTCGTCCCACGGTTTGCCGTGGACGTGTTCCATCGCATAAAACGGCAGCCCGTCGTCGGTCTGGCACAAATCGTGGATCGGCACGATGTGCGGATGCACCAGATTGGCGGTGACCAGCGCTTCGGACAGAAACATCTCCCGCCGCTGACGCTGCGCTTCGGAGACTCGGCCGCGAGTCGCGGACTCCGACGGCGGCCGCGGCTTCATCGGCCGCAGTGTCTTGATCGCCAGTTCACGATCGAGCGACGTCTGCCGAGCCACATAGACGACGCCCATGCCGCCTTCGGCCAGCTTGCGAACAATCCGGTAATCGGAAGGATGACCGCCGCCAAACAACGGGTTTCCGCTGACCGGCCGGCTGCGGATGTTCAGCGACTTATCAAGCCGGCACTCGGCAGCGCCGCTTCCGCCGGTGTCGTCGCCGTCTGTTCCGGCGCGCTTGTCCTGAGTGTCCAGGACGGTTCGCTGACCTTCGCGTTCGTCCGGTTCCAGGCGTCCCTCGGAGGCCACACGATCTTCGGCAGACGAATCATCCTGGCTGGCGATGTCTTCAGCCTGGGCGACGTGTTGCTCGCCGACGACGTCTTCTTCACCGGCAGCCGGAAATCGACGTGTGCCGATCGACTGCCGATAAATGTTGCTGCGAAGTCGCGACACGTCGCCGGGATTGGAAATCGTCATCGCTCCCGACGGTTCAACAACGGAATCCGCAACCGTTCTGCGGCCTTCGGCGGTGGATTCGTCGTATTCCGTGTCCGGGCGGTGAGGATCACGCGCGCCGCTGTCGACGTCCGTTCGCGGGCCGTGCTTCGTGTCGCGGGGATCGGAGGAAGCCGTCATTGCTGCAGGCTCCTGATTCCGCGCAACCGACGATTCAGCGGCGACAGACGCTGCGCCTTGCGGGCCGACCGCGCCTTCCAGCGGGCGGTTCGACCGAACAGAGCGCCCGATGCGGCGCCAGCGGAACGATTCGGTTGCGGCTGACGAACGCTTTCGGCCTGGCTGGCGATGATCGCAAACGTGGCAACGCCGGCGATTTCCGAAACCACTTCGGCCCGCGCGTCCGTCAGTCAATCATCGGTTGGCCGATCATCGGTTGGCCGATCATCGGTCAGTCGATCATCGCTGACCGGATCCGGAACCGCGGACATCGGACCGGATTCGTCGGACGGCTGTGCTTCGATCGTCGCGTCCTGGCGATCCGCCGCGGAAGCGTCATCGCCGCCGGATTGCGTGCCGCTGCCGGCCTGTGTACCGCTGCCATTCTGTGTGTCGCTATTCGGCTGCGCATCGACGTCGGGCTGGTCGAAATTCAGTTCGCGAAGTTGCGGCGGTTCGAACGTCGGCGGCAATTGTTCGGTAGCGGGTTCAGGGCGGCCGCCGGTGATGTCGAATTTCAGGATCGGCTGCCGGATCGCCTGGCCGGACGTATCGGTGCTGAGCCAGACTTCGTAGCCGGAACCGTCCTGCAGTTCGGGATGTTCACTAACGAAGTGCTCGAACGCTTCGCGGCTGGACAGGATGCTGCGGTCGGGCAGTTTGTCGAGAATGATTTCGGAATCGGCGTCGACTTCGAACTGCCGGCGAATCTGCAGAAACACCTGAGTTCCCAGGGCCGCGTCGTTGATCGCGGCTTTCCCAAAATCGACGGCGACGATCGGTTCCGCGACCAGTCCGGGTTCCGGCGGAGGACTCAGCGGCTTGACGTCGGCCACCGGTCTCGGCGGCGGTTCCACAAGCACCAGCCCCGGCGGCGGGCCGGAGACGAATTCCCATTCGGCGTCGCGCACCGGTGTACCGGAGAACGTGGGTTCGCTCAGCTCAAAGGGCATTGGCGAACCCTGCTGCGGAATCGCGTTCAGCGGATTCGTGTCCGTGGAAGTCAACAAAGCCAGACCCGGTGTCGCCAGGTTGACGGACATCATGGCAGCATCCATCAGCGTTGACGGAGTGCCGTCGAACTGAAACTTCGCCGGTGTTGTCAGGGTGCCGGAACCGGAAGGGTCTGCGGCGGAGGTTCCCCAGATGTTGATCGATTCGTGCTGAGCAACCGAAAAGCGAACTCCGAAGATGCTCAGGTTCACGGCACGTCCGTTCTCAAACGGCCCCTTCACCAGATCCGTGACAGAATAGAAATGCGGAATGAAGTATCTCTCGCCGCCTTCGCTGATGATAAACCTGCTCTTTTCGGCATCGCTCAGCGTGAACTCCAGTGCCCCGGGATGCATCACCGACGGTACGACGTTGCTCGCGGGGATTCCGTTCAGCGCGGACTGCGACACTGAGCCCCAGTCGATCACCACCTGCAGGTTCTCTTCACCGGCGACACCGAAGACCAGGTCCATGATTCCCAGGAACTCACCATTCACATACAGCAGACCGCTGCGCATGTTGGCGGGCGATTCGGCTTCGAAGAATGCAGTCTCCGCGGGAACAAACACCTGCGGCCTCGGTGCAATCTGTCGAGCGACGCCGCCGTCGGTGCGAATCTGAATGTCGCTTCCCAGATCAACGACTCCGGCACCGCCGTCCGATCCGGCAACGATTGTGATCCTGTCGTCGGTGTCGGGGTTGGGTGCTCCCGGAGCCGGATCTTCGTCGCTGGAAATCACCAGCCCGTTGTCCAGGATAAAGTTTCCGGACCGGCTGATGAGCGTGATCTGTTCCGAAAAACCGTTCGTCAGGCTGTTGTGAGCCGCGTTGATGGATTCGCTGACTCGCAGATCACCGACGGCAGTAATGCTGATGTTGCCGGCGTTCGTATCCAGGCCGCTCGTCGATCCCACGGCGCCGATCACCAGTTCGTTGACATCGAAAAACGCGATTTTGCAGTGTTCCGCCAGGTTGCTGATCGCCAGGACGCTGACGTCGTTTTGTCCGGGAAGATTCACGTCGCCCGATGTTCCGGAATTCACGGCTTCCAGCGAATCCGCCCGAATCATTCCGGTTGCGGCCTGCGATATGCCGCTGACCGCAAGAAACGTCGCGTCACGCCCGACGCCGACGGAACCACTACGGCCTGCGATATGCCGCTGAAGATCCGCGTCACTCGCGCACCGGAATTCACCGGAATTCAGCGTCAGC
Encoded here:
- a CDS encoding integron integrase; amino-acid sequence: MKLLDQVREHMRATHMAIRTEKAYLSWIERFLRYERDRAGRWRHPGEMGSDEVNRFLTHLAVEQKVAASTQTQALSALLLLFRDILKNEQLSIDAIRAKHPDHIPVVLSVSEVWRVMREIPFGPNRLIAGLQYGAGLRLLESCRLRVKDIDFDRRQIVVRDGKGEKDRMVPLPRKAENGLRRQIESARVQHQDDLNIGAGWVWMPHALSEKYPNAGREFGWQYIFSGRNLRRDPRKDDASVGMQKGLGRHHIHESTVQKCVKRAMDRAQVTKHASCHSFRHSFATHLLESGSDIRTIQELLGHADVSTTMIYTHVCTLGATGVRSPLDVIG
- a CDS encoding DUF4058 family protein, which translates into the protein MPLLDHFRPPLSQRGSWEGFHGMWPALIVQQLNDLLPHRYHAEPRVHLGTAFEIDVCTFEPNRRGGEVAEAGEFGTVSTSAAAWAPPEPTLAVEVDPTELYEYEVLILDDDRDRDLVAAVEIASPGNQDRPETRRAFVAKCAALLQKKVCVSIVDLVTTMHFNLYCELLDIFGQEDPAFNAKSPATYAVTCRSRNLGERSRFETWAYPMIVGQPLPVLPLWLSDQLAVSLDLESAYQETCRALRLIA
- a CDS encoding serine/threonine-protein kinase; the encoded protein is MTASSDPRDTKHGPRTDVDSGARDPHRPDTEYDESTAEGRRTVADSVVEPSGAMTISNPGDVSRLRSNIYRQSIGTRRFPAAGEEDVVGEQHVAQAEDIASQDDSSAEDRVASEGRLEPDEREGQRTVLDTQDKRAGTDGDDTGGSGAAECRLDKSLNIRSRPVSGNPLFGGGHPSDYRIVRKLAEGGMGVVYVARQTSLDRELAIKTLRPMKPRPPSESATRGRVSEAQRQRREMFLSEALVTANLVHPHIVPIHDLCQTDDGLPFYAMEHVHGKPWDERMAVMPLPANLDVLLKVADAVAYAHHHGVVNRDLKPENVMLGDFGEVVVLDWGLAMPAADVQQRQFQSPAAAIGAGTPAYMAPELWTGPAEAIGTWSDIYLLGAILFEIITGEPPHEFPDPPENANRSVMRKLIDDVVRPNTIRPTSEKAN